A stretch of the Bombyx mori chromosome 12, ASM3026992v2 genome encodes the following:
- the LOC134199859 gene encoding uncharacterized protein LOC134199859 yields MPLTRSQDRQQRREDDVIPAADANANENHEEHDSPHDRPHAESRSNNSTFNLDDVSALMASLQRSQAETFKNIMSYVMEQRSSTPAPPPMPPVNVDGTLARCRASFSGAPGESVEAFIDAIESYTECVQVSDANIIRGLAMLLSADAATWWLGLKHHISTWNEAKENLIYAYGTRLPPHRIYLEIFVSPQDKENTDKFVARIRALMAKLPRDDIAEKVQLDMIYGLLHNRIRTRLRREEITSFNSLLNHARNIEDSIEETQSRPVSSTSGVRSIRAQPAQAASRPEPCAARASAPAPRARFPNSAAAVVPATAVPVAVAQPTVATPAAAVPGSAEQFVTTKKQRPVCSYCKRFGHAREQCRKLNNRGEQSQSNFSEGVQNDNNAFYSVQCNVNNTNTISSNLPVQNAMYDVKQHDKNIFLSNFECQNFCNRDANINYATINRGPTSRKSYFHACNDSVSKNINCNCTSNNEMPTFCYSHVLYNQDVRTKCKNLNICYNQGTRPKCKNSFLPYDQIIEPNCNNLKFSTNHDCDTKGSKCNFGKINECVEIDNCLNFNYCTCEGSVVASVYDRESDDRYLHLRPIFKIQVLGNQGTALIDTAAKHCIAGHTLYALLLHKGHPLTPSTRRVKLADGHVRNMDVLTTILPVRLEHIVIDIPFIIFPDSNDNETLLGIDFINAAKVIIDFHRHEWYFSTDAKVHYKLLFEPMSRGVCIASTNMLRDDEGMHLQSAERQALSEFLIRHESIFTAGGGPTPFIEHCIDTGDHPPIAVPPYRLNPSKKETMKNEIEKMLADDIIEECESAWCSPALMIPKSNEGFQQHLQDLEAVFRRLSEFKLHVNREKCTFAKERVRYLGHVITPDGVSPDPEKVSAVLNMLEPSNLKHLRTFLQTCSWFRKFIPNFSKIAEPLTRLTKKNYTWIWGPEQTQAFKELKRLLTTAPVLVQANFKQPLVLRTDASNYALGAVLAQGEGKDERPIEYASRLLTAAERNYSTTEREALAVVWAVERFRPYLNGQPIIIGSDHQPLRWLLSLKSPAGRLVRWALKLQKFDIRFEYTPGKANVVADTLSRPICSNETQNNCGICSVICDLPTKSPTQLRQDQLTDPEIQKIVTELEGVDELAAKRWSERGFLMEQGVLYRLNPDSDAEAPQLVIPAHQVTDILKELHDAPTAGHAGIDRTYQQVSRLFYFTGMRRIITDYVKACIHCQRYKAANTKPPGLLQTPVMNQRNEVLAVDLFGPLPPGKQGERWILLIEDTATRWTELFPLKEATAEACAHVLIEEYFMRFGLPRRLVSDNGVQFISAVMRQCMSILGIKQNLIPLYHPEANPAERKNRDLKTLLAQLVEYDHTSWPNMLPVIRFALNNAKCRTTGMSPAYLSFGREMRSPTEVTHDLRAVLDKDNFVPQITPYLRKFVNSFSAVRERVETLQDKAKGYADRSRRPIETFNEGDMVLIKSHVLSKSAKSLTSKFVPKRDGPYRIVKKVSPTTYHVAHVDKPDEVLGKYHVNDLTLYRENQSDALPRPAMPKKKRGRPPKNVKTDSRVPGHMTTRHAEPCAEAPRLSPAAGGMVGLAPVPQPSSNEMLVQERGRPPGLEGEYVANRPVRHSRGRMPARYT; encoded by the exons ATGCCTTTAACTAGAAGTCAAGATCGCCAGCAACGTCGCGAAGACGACGTTATTCCTGCTGCAGATGCAAATGCCAACGAAAATCACGAGGAGCATGATAGCCCCCATGATCGCCCCCACGCCGAATCACGTAGCAACAATTCTACGTTCAACTTGGATGATGTTTCAGCGTTGATGGCCTCGCTGCAACGTTCGCAGGCCGAAACATTTAAGAACATTATGTCGTACGTGATGGAACAAAGATCGTCGACTCCGGCACCTCCGCCGATGCCCCCAGTGAACGTAGATGGTACCTTGGCGCGTTGCAGAGCTTCTTTCAGCGGTGCACCTGGTGAATCTGTTGAGGCCTTTATAGATGCAATTGAAAGTTATACAGAATGCGTTCAAGTATCTGACGCTAACATCATACGAGGCCTAGCCATGCTTTTGTCTGCTGACGCAGCTACGTGGTGGCTAGGATTAAAGCATCACATCTCCACTTGGAACGAagccaaagaaaatttaatatatgcatatggcacccgccttccaccacatagaatatatttggaaatatttgtttCCCCGCAGGATAAAGAAAACACAGACAAGTTTGTTGCTCGTATTCGTGCGCTTATGGCAAAGCTACCGCGGGATGATATTGCTGAAAAAGTACAACTTGATATGATATACGGGTTGCTTCATAATAGAATACGCACAAGATTGCGCCGTGAAGAAATcacatctttcaattcattattaaaccatgctcggaatatagaagattcgatagaggagactcaatcgagaccagtgtcgtccactagtggtgtgcgttcgatccgtgcccagccggcccaggctgcgagtcggcctgaacCGTGCGCCGCTCGTGCGAGTGCCCCGGCGCCGCGCGCGCGCTTTCCAAACTCCGCCGCGGCCGTCGTGCCCGCCACCGCTGTGCCTGTCGCTGTCGCCCAGCCTACCGTTGCCACGCCTGCCGCTGCTGTGCCAGGTTCTGCAGAGcaattcgtgaccacgaagaaacagcgtccagtgtgctcctactgcaaacggtttggacatgcacgggaacagtgccgtaagttaaacaaccgaggtgagcaaagtcaatctaacttttccgagggtgtgcaaaatgacaataatgcgttttatagtgttcagtgtaatgttaataatactaacacaattagttctaatttacctgttcagaatgcaatgtatgatgttaagcagcatgacaaaaatatttttctgagtaattttgaatgtcaaaatttttgtaaccgggatgcaaatattaattatgctaccattaacagaggccctacttccagaaaatcttattttcatgcctgtaatgattctgtgtcaaagaatattaactgtaattgcactagtaataatgagatgccaaccttttgttattctcatgttttatataatcaggatgttcggacaaagtgtaaaaatttaaatatttgttataaccaGGGAACTAGACCTAAATGTAAGAACTCATTTTTACCTTATGATCAAATAATTGaaccaaattgtaataatttaaaattttcaactaaccatgactgtgacacaaaaggcagtaagtgtaattttggaaaaattaacgaatgtgtggaaattgataattgtctgaattttaattattgtacatgtgagggaagtgttgtagcgtccgtgtacgaccgtgagagtgatgataggtatttgcatttacggcctattttcaaaattcaagttcTCGGTAATCAGGGTACTGCACTTATAGATACAGCAGCTAAGCATTGTATTGCTGGTCACACGCTGTATGCTCTCCTTCTGCATAAGGGTCACCCTCTTACTCCCTCCACTAGGCGAGTCAAACTTGCTGATGGGCATGTTCGGAATATGGATGTATTGACAACCATATTACCAGTGAGGTTAGAACACATAGTGATTGATATTCCATTTATAATCTTCCCTGattctaatgataatgaaactttactgggtattgattttattaatgctgccaaagttattattgattttcatcgtcatgaatggtattttagtactgatgctaaggtgcattataaattactttttgaaccTATGTCTCGTGGTGTGTGCATAGCTTCTACTAACATGCTTCGGGATGATGAAGGTATGCACTTGCAATCAGCTGAGCGCCAAGCATTATCCGAGTTCCTTATTCggcatgaaagtatttttacagcAGGGGGAGGTCCGACACCATTCATAGAACATTGCATAGACACCGGAGATCACCCCCCGATAGCTGTGCCGCCCTATCGCCTTAACCCTTCCAAGAAGGAGACGATGAAGAATGAAATAGAGAAGATGCTGGCAGATGACATCATTGAAGAGTGCGAATCCGCCTGGTGCTCTCCTGCATTGATGATACCGAAGTCCAATG aaggaTTCCAGCAACACCTACAAGACCTGGAAGCTGTTTTTAGACGTTTGTCTGAATTTAAACTTCACGTAAACAGAGAGAAGTGCACTTTTGCCAAAGAAAGGGTCCGTTATCTGGGCCACGTCATCACTCCAGACGGTGTGTCTCCTGACCCTGAGAAGGTCAGTGCTGTCCTTAATATGCTGGAACCATCTAAcctaaaacatttaagaacttTTCTCCAAACATGCTCTTGGTTCAGGAAGTTTATTCCAAACTTTTCAAAGATAGCAGAACCGCTTACTCGACTGACCAAGAAGAATTACACATGGATCTGGGGACCTGAACAAACACAGGCATTCAAAGAATTGAAGCGTCTGCTGACCACGGCGCCCGTACTTGTTCAAGCGAATTTTAAACAACCCTTAGTACTGCGTACCGACGCGAGCAACTATGCACTTGGCGCAGTTTTAGCTCAAGGGGAAGGCAAGGACGAAAGGCCTATCGAGTATGCTAGCCGCCTACTCACCGCAGCGGAGCGCAACTACTCTACTACAGAACGGGAAGCGCTTGCTGTAGTCTGGGCCGTGGAGCGTTTCAGGCCATACCTCAACGGCCAACCAATTATTATAGGCAGTGACCACCAACCCTTGCGTTGGTTGCTTTCTTTAAAGTCTCCTGCTGGTAGGTTGGTCCGTTGGGCGCTTAAACTCCAAAAATTTGACATCAGATTCGAGTACACCCCAGGAAAAGCTAACGTTGTCGCTGACACGTTAAGTAGACCGATCTGTTCcaacgaaacacaaaataactgcggcatctgttctgtcatttgcgacctgcccaccaagtcacctacccagttacgtcaagaccagttgactgatccggaaatacagaagatcgtcacagaactggaaggagtggatgaacttgctgctaaaagatggtcagaaagaggatttctaatggaacaaggtgttttatatcgacttaatccggattctgatgccgaggctccacaattagtcattcctgcccatcaagtgaccgacattctcaaagagcttcacgatgcccctaccgctggacatgcaggaattgaccggacttaccaacaagtctcacgtctgttctacttcacaggaatgagaagaatcataaccgactatgtaaaggcatgtatccattgtcaacgctataaggctgctaataccaagcctccaggtctattgcagacgccggtgatgaaccagcgcaacgaggtcttggcagttgatcttttcggcccgttaccacctggaaaacagggggagcgttggatcttgcttatagaagatactgctacgaggtggacagaacttttcccattgaaggaagctactgctgaggcgtgtgcacatgtcctcatagaggagtattttatgaggtttggtcttccacgccgactagtttctgataatggcgtacaatttatttcggcagtcatgcgtcaatgcatgtccatcctggggataaagcaaaaccttatccctctctatcacccagaagcaaaccccgccgaacgcaaaaacagagatcttaagactttattagcacaactcgtggaatatgaccacacttcctggccaaacatgttaccagtgattcggttcgctcttaataacgctaaatgtcgcaccacaggtatgtcacctgcttacttgtcatttggcagagagatgaggtcccccacagaagtcacccatgaccttcgtgctgttctagacaaagataactttgttccccaaataactccctatctcaggaaatttgttaactccttttcagcggtgcgcgaacgtgtagagacgcttcaagataaagctaaagggtatgctgatcgttcgagacggcccattgaaacattcaacgaaggtgacatggttctcatcaaatcacacgtcctcagtaagagcgctaagagccttacttctaagtttgttccaaaacgcgatggtccgtatcgcatcgttaaaaaggtcagccctactacttaccacgtcgcgcatgttgacaaacctgatgaagttttagggaaatatcatgtgaacgatctcactctataccgtgagaatcagagtgatgctcttccgcggccggcgatgcctaaaaagaaacgtggtcgtcccccaaagaatgttaaaacagattctcgagttccagggcatatgacgacacggcatgctgaaccatgtgctgaagctccacgtctttctcccgcagctggtggtatggttggtcttgcgcctgtccctcagcccagtagtaatgagatgctagtccaggagcgagggcgtcctccaggactagagggggagtatgtagcaaaccgaccggtacgtcactctcgcggccgtatgcccgctcgctatacatag
- the LOC134199903 gene encoding uncharacterized protein LOC134199903 yields the protein MECIVSLLGFADASEKAYGGVVYLHVYFPQTNKFTITLVCAKSRVAPLRCVSLARLELCGNLILAKLMRVIIDSYSHRCKISNVFAFTDSTVALAWIHSSPARWHTFVANRVTKIQDEIHPRNFYFVSGKENPADCLSRGLTPSQLMEHPLWFSGPRFAHLPISDWPVKNFDATSMTDIPEMKPAIMLFTTDDARNDNILYTLACRISSWPKLVRIVLYVLRFIKLVPSKFDISHLKVAETNIIKAVQRVHFDKELKNMESDKILPPAFQRLRAFVHEGIFRVGGRLENAHLEFDQHPILLPARDHVVNLLIDYYHKKYLHTGPQLLMSLIRQNYWILSARNIIRKRVQQCNICYRANPRNQCPLMADLPACRVQETKAFYHTGIDYTGPLRIIPYRRRGVRSQKAYICLFICLVTKAVHLELSTDLSTAAFLNAFKRFIARRGPIKVVYTDCGTNFLGTHSYLKEMYKLISSEQYADKFANELRDNNIDWKFNPPSAPHFGGIWEGNIRSVKTHLNKIVGNQLLTFEEMLTTLAQIEALLNSRPLSVLSSDPCDPQALTPAHFINLTPLKSLPSETITEHSNLIQRKRIVDSLVQSFWKRWKLEYLNTLQVRNKWKKDSTPIKTGTVVLLQSENSAPLNWPLGIIEETFPGRDGVVRVVNVRTKTGTYRRPVVKVYPLPTQ from the coding sequence ATGGAGTGCATAGTTAGCTTATTGGGATTTGCTGATGCATCTGAAAAGGCCTATGGAGGTGTCGTttatttacatgtttattttCCACAAACAAATAAGTTCACTATTACGCTTGTTTGTGCCAAATCCAGAGTGGCGCCGTTACGATGCGTGTCATTGGCAAGACTAGAATTATGCGGTAACTTGATTCTCGCAAAGTTGATGAGAGTAATTATTGACAGCTATTCTCATCGCTGTAAAATAAGTAATGTATTTGCCTTTACGGATAGCACCGTGGCTTTGGCATGGATTCACTCATCACCGGCTAGATGGCATACGTTTGTAGCCAACCGAGTAACAAAGATACAGGATGAAATACACCCCAGaaacttttattttgtatcGGGTAAAGAGAATCCAGCAGACTGTCTTTCACGCGGCTTAACACCATCACAATTGATGGAGCATCCTCTTTGGTTCAGTGGACCCCGATTTGCTCATCTACCCATTTCAGATTGGCCAGTTAAGAATTTTGATGCCACATCGATGACTGATATTCCAGAAATGAAACCAGCTATCATGCTATTCACAACTGATGATGCACGGAATGACAATATATTATACACGCTTGCATGTCGTATTTCATCATGGCCCAAGCTGGTCCGTATTGTACTTTATGTTCTCCGGTTTATTAAATTGGTACCGAGTAAATTTGATATTTCCCATTTAAAGGtggccgaaacgaatatcatcAAGGCCGTACAGCGAGTTCACTTTGATAAAGAACTTAAGAATATGGAGTCTGACAAAATATTACCGCCTGCATTTCAACGGCTCAGAGCCTTTGTTCACGAAGGTATCTTTCGTGTTGGCGGGCGATTGGAGAATGCTCACTTGGAATTTGATCAGCACCCTATTTTACTTCCCGCTCGTGACCATGTAGTGAACCTTTTGATAGACTAttatcacaaaaagtatttgcaCACCGGACCGCAGCTCTTAATGTCTCTGATACGCCAAAACTACTGGATTCTCTCTGCTCGGAATATAATAAGAAAGCGAGTACAGCAGTGTAATATATGTTATAGAGCAAATCCCCGAAACCAATGTCCATTGATGGCTGATTTACCTGCTTGTAGAGTTCAAGAAACAAAGGCCTTTTATCACACTGGTATAGATTACACTGGCCCATTACGTATTATTCCCTACAGGCGACGTGGTGTTCGTAGTCAAAAGGCGTATATTTGTCTGTTCATTTGTCTAGTTACCAAGGCAGTTCACCTAGAACTCTCAACGGACTTGAGCACAGCAGCTTTCCTGAATGCCTTCAAACGCTTCATTGCGCGGCGTGGTCCAATCAAAGTGGTCTATACCGACTGTGGAACAAACTTTTTGGGAActcactcatatctcaaggaaatgtataaattgaTTTCCTCTGAGCAGTATGCAGATAAATTTGCAAATGAATTGCgtgataataatatagattggAAATTCAACCCACCATCAGCCCCTCATTTTGGCGGTATATGGGAGGGTAATATTCGGAGCGTTAAAACTCATCTTAATAAAATAGTTGGTAATCAACTTCTCACTTTTGAAGAAATGTTGACTACACTTGCTCAAATTGAAGCATTATTAAATTCGCGACCTCTATCAGTTTTGAGTTCAGATCCATGTGACCCTCAAGCTCTTACTCCTGCACATTTTATAAACTTAACACCATTAAAATCACTACCTTCAGAAACGATAACGGAACATTCTAATCTCATCCAAAGGAAACGTATTGTAGACAGTTTGGTCCAGTCTTTTTGGAAAAGATGGAAACTTGAATATCTTAATACATTACAAGTTCGTAATAAATGGAAAAAAGATAGCACTCCTATTAAAACTGGCACAGTTGTACTGCTTCAATCTGAAAATAGTGCTCCTCTTAATTGGCCATTGGGTATAATAGAGGAAACTTTTCCGGGTCGTGATGGAGTTGTAAGGGTGGTTAACGTTAGAACGAAAACTGGTACTTATCGTAGACCTGTTGTTAAGGTTTATCCTTTACCAACACAGTAG
- the LOC101741483 gene encoding mediator of RNA polymerase II transcription subunit 8: MNMQQREEKQLEATIVAILNRVNDLKTAIQALINKLETEYETINWPTFLDNYAILSGHLTGLSKILQAEQAASLRSRIVLPLQLSCERDETLAHLTEGRVPACTHDLVPDLLRTKPEPQAEQRLQQFNHKASTLSYDTAQKHIAQFTKVVSHVWEIISKGREDWEGESMRSTGMQPTHNIADTHALVTAVGTGKGLRPGMANMVGQGAAGMGPARGPAPQLGPAPSTLPKAPSAIKTNIKAANQIHPYQR, from the exons ATGAATATGCAGCAGCGAGAAGAAAAGCAACTAGAAGCTACAATAGTTGCGATTTTAAATAGAGTAAATGATTTAAAAACTGCAATACAAGCATTGATAAATAAACTAGAAACGGAATACGAGACAATAAATTGGCCAACTTTTCTAGATAATTACGCGATTTTATCTGGTCAC CTGACTGGCCTCAGTAAAATTCTCCAAGCCGAACAAGCAGCTTCATTGCGGTCTAGAATTGTTTTACCACTTCAATTAAGTTGCGAACGTGATGAAACACTGGCTCATTTGACAGAAGGCAGAGTTCCAGCTTGCACTCATGATTTAGTTCCAGATTTACTTCGTACCAAACCTGAACCCCAGGCTGAACAGCGTCTCCAGCAATTTAATCATAAAGCTAGTACTTTAAGCTATGATACAGCACAG AAACACATTGCTCAATTCACTAAAGTTGTCAGTCACGTTTGGGAAATTATATCCAAAGGCCGCGAAGACTGGGAAGGAGAGTCAATGAGATCTACAG GTATGCAACCAACACACAACATTGCTGACACGCATGCTTTAGTAACGGCAGTAGGAACGGGAAAAGGGCTACGACCAGGTATGGCGAATATGGTTGGTCAAGGGGCAGCTGGAATGGGACCAGCTCGAGGCCCGGCTCCACAACTCGGTCCTGCGCCCTCTACTCTTCCTAAGGCACCTTCAGCTATCAAAACCAATATCAAAGCTGCTAATCAAATACATCCTTACCaaagataa
- the LOC692795 gene encoding chaperonin subunit 4 delta (The RefSeq protein has 1 substitution compared to this genomic sequence) yields MAPKAGGDAIKANSSVYKDKSKPTDIRLSNINAAKAVADAIRTSLGPRGMDKMIQAANGEVTITNDGATILKQMSVIHPAAKMLVELSRAQDIEAGDGTTSVVVIAGALLDSAEKLLQKGIHPTVISDGFQKALQLALQVVENMSTPVDLNNEDALLKAAATSLNSKVVSQHSTILAPIAVQAIRAVMEPIVSGVGARVDLRDVKVIERIGGTVEDAELIQGLVIPHRAANVNGPHRIEKAKVGLIQFCISPPKTDMDHNVIVSDYAAMDRVLKEERQYILNMVKQIKKAGCNVLLVQKSILRDALSDLAVHFLDKIKTMVIKDIEREDIEFVCKTLGCRPIASLDHFTAENLVNVDLVEEINEPGGKYIKMTGCGQGGRTVSVLVRGSSGAVVAEAARSLHDALCAVRCVARRPALLAGGGAPEAAAAASLARASLAAPGADHYCLRAYADALEVIPSTLAENAGLNPIETVTELRAAHAAGAGGGAGVNVRRGRVTDMRTEHVLQPLHVTASALALATETVRAILKIDDIINTMN; encoded by the exons TGTTGCTGATGCCATCCGCACAAGCTTAGGGCCTCGTGGAATGGATAAGATG aTTCAAGCAGCCAATGGAGAAGTTACAATAACTAATGATGGAGCAACAATTTTGAAACAAATGAGTGTTATTCATCCAGCTGCAAAAATG TTGGTAGAATTATCTCGTGCTCAAGATATTGAAGCTGGTGATGGAACAACATCAGTAGTTGTTATTGCTGGTGCGTTGTTGGATTCTGCTGAGAAACTTCTTCAGAAAGGCATACATCCAACTGTAATTTCTGATGGTTTCCAAAAAGCCCTTCAATTGGCTTTACAG GTGGTCGAAAATATGTCAACTCCAGTGGACTTGAATAATGAAGATGCTTTGCTCAAGGCAGCTGCAACATCACTAAATTCCAAAGTAGTTTCACAACACTCAACTATTTTGGCACCCATTGCAGTGCAAGCAATTCGAGCAG TAATGGAACCTATTGTTAGTGGTGTTGGTGCAAGAGTTGACCTCAGAGATGTGAAAGTCATTGAGCGTATAGGTGGAACTGTAGAAGATGCTGAGCTAATCCAAGGATTGGTCATTCCGCATCGTGCAGCCAATGTGAATGGCCCTCATCGCATTGAAAAGGCTAAAGTTGGTCTTATACAATTTTGCATTTCGCCTCCCAAAACTGAT atGGACCACAATGTTATTGTATCAGATTATGCAGCAATGGATCGTGTGTTGAAGGAAGAACGCcaatatattttgaatattgtaaAACAGATCAAAAAAGCTGGTTGTAATGTACTTTTAGTTCAAAAATCTATATTAAG agaTGCCCTGAGTGACTTGGCTGTACATTTcttagacaaaattaaaacaatggTCATTAAAGATATTGAACGTGAAGACATTGAATTTGTTTGCAAAACCTTAGGATGCAGGCCAATTGCTTCTTTGGATCATTTTACAGCTGAAAATTTAGTCAATGTTGATTTGGTTGAAGAAATAAATGAACCTGGTGGAAAATATATAAAG ATGACGggttgcggtcagggcggtcgCACAGTGAGCGTATTGGTTCGCGGATCGAGTGGCGCCGTGGTGGCAGAGGCAGCGCGATCTCTTCACGACGCCTTATGTGCCGTGCGCTGTGTGGCGCGCCGCCCTGCATTGTTGGCCGGCGGCGGCGCTCCCGAGGCTGCAGCGGCGGCCAGTCTCGCGCGTGCTTCTCTCGCAGCACCCGGAGCCGATCACTATTGTCTACGTGCCTACGCCGATGCTCTCGAAGTCATACCCTCCACGCTTGCCGAGAATGCAG gtttgaACCCAATTGAGACCGTAACTGAGCTACGAGCCGCTCACGCTGCTGGCGCTGGCGGTGGCGCCGGTGTCAACGTACGCCGCGGACGAGTTACAGATATGCGCACGGAGCATGTGCTGCAACCGCTTCATGTTACAGCTTCCGCGCTCGCACTCGCAACCGAAACTGTGCGTGCTATACTCAAAATTGATGACATT ATAAATACAATGAATTAG